The following is a genomic window from Desulfatirhabdium butyrativorans DSM 18734.
GACTTCTGACTTCTGACTCCTGATATTCGACTTTCGCAGAAAATCATCAGAATTTGTTTGACACCCCAGAAATGGGGGCGTATATTGCACGAAATCAGTAAAGATCTGCAACGCACCGCAGGTCGGTTTCTTACAGCAGGATCGATTCGTTTTCGTCATAGCGAACCCCTGAAGTCTGGGACCTTGATGATAAAATTAGGAAAGGAGGGAAATCGCTATGGCAAATGGAATCGTGAAATGGTTCAACGACAGCAAGGGTTTTGGGTTCATTGAGCAGGAAAATGGAAAAGATGTTTTCGTACATCATTCTGCAATCAATGCAACCGGTTTTAAATCCCTGTCCGAAGGTGATCGTGTCACCTTCGACGTGGTGCAAGGCCCCAAAGGCCCCGCAGCCGCCAACGTCACACGGGTCTGATATGACTTCATGTAAACTTTGATTCGCCTTTCAGGCGTCATCGAAGAACATGGTTCAATACAGGCAAAAAAGGCGTCTTCTTGAAAGAGAAGGCGCCTTTTTTATTTCAATGTCTTTTCCACCATCCCGGATGTGATCGAAAGGAAGATGAAACAACCCATCTACGAATGCATCGATCATACAGCCGACATGGGCATACGGATTTTCGGAAAGAACCTGCCGGAAGTGTTCTCGAATGCAGCCCTTGCCCTGTGCGACCTTCTGATCGATTGTCAATACGATTCAAAGATCGAAACCCGCACGATATCGGTCAAAAATACAGATTGGGAAACCCTTTTGATATCCTGGCTTCGGGAGTTGCTCTACATTTGGGTCACCAGAAAAGGGTATGTCATCCGCGTGCGGCGAATCGAGCTTTCGGAATATCAATTGACCGGTCAGATCGACTTTGGCTATTATGAACCCGGTGCATGTGAATTGCGGCACGATATCAAGGCAGTTACCTATCACCAGATCGAAGTGACGCCTGTCGAAAATGGTTACCGGGCTCAGGTCATCTTCGATGTATAGGGATTGAATCGGGGAGAGAGGGGATGAGCCCGAGTTTTCAGCAACTGGACGAATACCGGATAGAAATCCCGGCCACCGGCAATATGCGGGTGCCGGGCATTGTCTATGCCCGCATCGATATGCTCGAAAAAGGCGACGGGGAGCAAGCCCTGCAGCAGGTCCGCAACGTCGCCTGTCTTCCCGGCATCCTCAAGGCTTCCCTTGCCATGCCCGACATGCACTGGGGCTATGGCTTTCCGATCGGTGGCGTGGCTGCCTTCGACTGGGATACGGGTGTCGTCTCTCCCGGTGGGGTCG
Proteins encoded in this region:
- a CDS encoding cold-shock protein, yielding MANGIVKWFNDSKGFGFIEQENGKDVFVHHSAINATGFKSLSEGDRVTFDVVQGPKGPAAANVTRV
- a CDS encoding archease; the encoded protein is MKQPIYECIDHTADMGIRIFGKNLPEVFSNAALALCDLLIDCQYDSKIETRTISVKNTDWETLLISWLRELLYIWVTRKGYVIRVRRIELSEYQLTGQIDFGYYEPGACELRHDIKAVTYHQIEVTPVENGYRAQVIFDV